The proteins below are encoded in one region of Micromonospora sp. DSM 45708:
- a CDS encoding LCP family protein, with amino-acid sequence MSDRQPPADPDTSVPASDVEPEGPEEPTPRRRRGRRVALVLLLAVVLLAGGGALAGGLYYRSVDNSIERVDAFADVPEQARPQVGAKGAMNIMILGSDSRDPESTGGSRSDTIILAHLPRDRSSAQLISIPRDTWTAVPRSKQGRGGRDAKINAAYAWGGVPLMVQTVEKFSGVRVDTVAMVDFAGFKEIIDALGGVEIDVEKGFTTKYSLIGTRTFDRGRQTMDGAAALDYARERHAFPDGDFARIRHQQQVIKAILDKAASGGVLANPAKLNSFVRATSSAVSVDRSLSLVDLAMEMRGLRSGNLTFFTCPVRGTGRVGTESVVFPDPARSRTLFEAVRRDSVPDILAVSGKPGA; translated from the coding sequence ATGTCCGACCGCCAGCCGCCCGCCGACCCCGACACCAGCGTCCCGGCGTCCGATGTGGAGCCGGAGGGGCCGGAGGAGCCGACGCCGCGACGCCGGCGGGGCCGGCGGGTCGCCCTGGTCCTGCTGCTCGCGGTGGTGCTGCTGGCCGGCGGCGGCGCGTTGGCCGGCGGGCTCTACTACCGCTCCGTCGACAACTCGATCGAGCGGGTGGACGCGTTCGCCGACGTGCCCGAGCAGGCCCGGCCGCAGGTCGGCGCCAAGGGCGCGATGAACATCATGATCCTGGGCAGTGACTCCCGCGACCCGGAGAGCACCGGTGGTTCGCGCAGCGACACGATCATCCTGGCGCACCTGCCGAGGGACCGGTCGAGCGCGCAGCTCATCTCGATCCCCCGGGACACCTGGACGGCGGTGCCGCGCTCGAAGCAGGGCCGGGGCGGCCGGGACGCGAAGATCAACGCCGCGTACGCCTGGGGTGGTGTGCCGCTGATGGTGCAGACCGTGGAGAAGTTCAGCGGCGTGCGGGTGGACACCGTGGCGATGGTCGACTTCGCCGGTTTCAAGGAGATCATCGACGCGCTGGGCGGCGTCGAGATCGACGTGGAGAAGGGTTTCACCACGAAGTACTCGCTGATCGGCACCCGGACGTTCGACCGGGGCCGGCAGACCATGGACGGGGCCGCCGCGCTGGACTACGCGCGGGAGCGGCACGCCTTCCCCGACGGCGACTTCGCCCGCATCCGGCACCAGCAGCAGGTGATCAAGGCGATCCTGGACAAGGCCGCCTCCGGCGGTGTGCTGGCGAACCCGGCCAAGCTCAACTCGTTCGTCCGGGCCACGTCGAGCGCGGTGAGTGTCGACAGGTCACTGTCCCTGGTGGACCTGGCGATGGAGATGCGTGGTCTGCGCAGCGGCAACCTGACGTTCTTCACCTGCCCGGTCCGGGGCACCGGCCGGGTCGGCACCGAGAGCGTGGTGTTCCCGGACCCGGCCCGCTCCCGGACGCTGTTCGAGGCGGTCCGCCGTGACTCCGTCCCCGACATCCTGGCGGTCAGCGGAAAACCGGGGGCGTGA
- a CDS encoding sugar transferase — translation MPRLPAVEHPTAQPPGAASASGSLDTTTVLPYAGSRASTRTRRLRAWMVTAPIDVAALLAPLLLTQNYWRGTLVNAALTVGFFATGGLYRPRRHLSILDELPGLGGRLLASGAVVAIIAALRHDSVLHVSGFMRGVALSAGLVVVGRAVNTRLVLLARRRRWVEHNAIVVGGGPIGGELARLLRRYPQYGLRFVGAVDVASRQRVGALPLIGTLDDVEELTVLLECEVLVIADPDCSESELMEALLRPASARCDLWAVPRLWGSRSQGGHPDHIGAIPIVKIGDTTLTGPRWLVKRASDVLVAVVGLVVLSPVLALCAIAVFLDGGRGVFFRQERVGRYGRPFQVVKFRTMRPADEHESRTTWSIAHDRRIGPIGRFLRRTSLDELPQLWNILRGEMSVVGPRPERPYFVEKFSVEYPRYAMRHRVPVGLTGLAQVSGLRGDTPISDRARFDNYYVENWSLWLDIKIVLRTVAEVFRGAGR, via the coding sequence ATGCCACGCCTACCGGCGGTCGAGCATCCGACCGCGCAGCCGCCCGGCGCCGCGTCGGCGTCCGGCAGCCTGGACACGACCACCGTGCTGCCGTACGCCGGTTCCCGGGCCTCGACGCGGACCAGGCGGCTGCGGGCCTGGATGGTGACGGCGCCCATCGACGTGGCGGCGTTGCTCGCCCCGCTGCTGCTGACCCAGAACTACTGGCGGGGCACGCTGGTCAACGCCGCGCTCACGGTGGGTTTCTTCGCGACCGGCGGGCTCTACCGGCCGCGCCGGCACCTCAGCATCCTCGACGAGCTGCCCGGTCTCGGTGGCCGGCTGCTGGCCTCCGGCGCGGTGGTGGCCATCATCGCGGCGCTACGGCACGACTCGGTGCTCCACGTGAGCGGCTTCATGCGGGGCGTCGCGCTCTCCGCCGGCCTGGTGGTGGTGGGCCGGGCGGTCAACACCCGGCTCGTTTTGCTCGCCCGCCGACGTCGGTGGGTGGAGCACAACGCGATCGTGGTCGGCGGCGGCCCGATCGGCGGGGAGCTGGCCCGGCTGCTGCGGCGCTATCCGCAGTACGGGCTGCGGTTCGTGGGCGCGGTCGACGTCGCCTCGCGGCAGCGGGTCGGGGCGCTGCCGCTGATCGGCACGCTCGACGACGTCGAGGAGCTGACCGTGCTGCTGGAGTGCGAGGTGCTGGTGATCGCGGACCCGGACTGCTCGGAGTCCGAGCTGATGGAGGCGCTGCTCCGGCCGGCGAGTGCGCGCTGCGACCTGTGGGCCGTGCCGCGCCTGTGGGGGTCACGTTCCCAGGGCGGCCATCCCGACCACATCGGCGCGATCCCGATCGTCAAGATCGGCGACACCACGCTGACCGGTCCACGGTGGCTGGTCAAGCGCGCCTCCGACGTGCTCGTCGCCGTGGTCGGGTTGGTCGTGCTGAGCCCGGTGCTGGCGCTCTGTGCGATCGCCGTGTTCCTCGACGGTGGGCGCGGCGTCTTCTTCCGTCAGGAGCGGGTCGGCCGGTACGGCCGGCCGTTCCAGGTGGTCAAGTTCCGCACCATGCGGCCGGCCGACGAGCACGAGTCGCGGACCACCTGGTCCATCGCGCACGACCGGCGGATCGGGCCGATCGGGCGGTTCCTGCGCCGCACCTCGCTGGACGAGCTGCCCCAGCTCTGGAACATTCTGCGCGGCGAGATGAGCGTGGTGGGGCCGCGGCCGGAGCGGCCGTACTTCGTGGAGAAGTTCTCCGTGGAGTACCCCAGGTACGCGATGCGCCACCGCGTCCCGGTGGGGCTGACCGGTCTGGCCCAGGTCAGCGGCCTGCGGGGGGACACGCCGATCTCGGACCGGGCGCGCTTCGACAACTACTACGTGGAGAACTGGTCGCTCTGGCTCGACATCAAGATCGTGCTGCGGACCGTGGCGGAGGTGTTCCGGGGCGCCGGTCGTTGA
- the rfbD gene encoding dTDP-4-dehydrorhamnose reductase has product MTRLLVTGAGGMLGRDLLAVLRARPDRAVTATTRADLDVTDPAAVHDAVGGHDVVLNAAAWTDVDGAQTRERDATAVNGDAVAYLARACAATGAKLVHVSTDYVFGGDATRPYPEHAPTGPVNAYGRSKLAGERAVARLLPDGGYVVRTAWLYGTHGRNFVTTVLRLATERDRLDVVADQHGQPTWSYRLAERLVALADAALAGDAPPGVYHGTSGGETTWYGLARAVFTLRGLDPERVRPTTSDRFPRPAPRPRYSVLAHDRWAAAKLPPPGDWLADLTEALTGLNDRRPGTPPPRSAARS; this is encoded by the coding sequence GTGACCCGACTGCTGGTCACCGGCGCCGGCGGCATGCTCGGGCGGGACCTGCTGGCCGTGCTGCGCGCCCGACCGGACCGGGCCGTCACCGCCACCACCCGCGCCGACCTCGACGTCACCGACCCGGCGGCGGTGCACGACGCGGTCGGCGGGCACGACGTCGTGCTCAACGCCGCCGCGTGGACCGACGTGGACGGCGCCCAGACCCGGGAACGGGACGCCACGGCGGTCAACGGCGACGCGGTCGCGTACCTGGCCCGGGCCTGCGCCGCCACCGGCGCCAAGCTCGTGCACGTCTCCACCGACTACGTGTTCGGCGGCGACGCCACCCGGCCGTACCCGGAACACGCGCCGACCGGCCCGGTCAACGCGTACGGGCGGAGCAAGCTCGCCGGGGAGCGGGCGGTGGCCCGGCTGCTGCCCGACGGCGGGTACGTGGTGCGGACCGCCTGGCTCTACGGCACCCACGGACGCAACTTCGTGACCACCGTGCTCCGGCTGGCCACCGAACGCGACCGGCTCGACGTGGTGGCCGACCAGCACGGGCAACCGACCTGGTCGTACCGGCTCGCCGAGCGGCTCGTCGCGCTCGCCGACGCGGCGCTGGCCGGCGACGCCCCGCCGGGCGTCTACCACGGCACCTCCGGCGGCGAGACGACCTGGTACGGCCTCGCCCGCGCGGTGTTCACGCTGCGCGGCCTGGACCCGGAGCGGGTCCGTCCGACCACGAGCGACCGCTTCCCGCGCCCGGCGCCCCGGCCCCGCTACAGCGTGCTGGCCCACGACCGGTGGGCCGCCGCGAAACTGCCGCCGCCCGGGGACTGGCTGGCGGACCTGACCGAGGCGCTGACCGGCCTCAACGACCGGCGCCCCGGAACACCTCCGCCACGGTCCGCAGCACGATCTTGA
- the rfbB gene encoding dTDP-glucose 4,6-dehydratase — protein MRILVTGGAGFIGSEYARMLLGRPGGDAPWSPDPEPAAVTVLDKLTYSGNPANLDPVRDDARLRFVRGDICDAALVDDVVPGHDVIVHFAAESHVDRSITGAAPFVTTNVLGTQTLLDAALRHGTRRFVHVSTDEVYGSIDVGSWTEEWPLAPNSPYSASKAGADLLALAYHRTHGLDVVVTRCANNYGPYQFPEKVVPLFVTNLLDGGTVPLYGDGGNVRDWLHVHDHCRGIALVQEKGRAGEVYHIGGGTELTNRELTGRLLAACDADWDRVVPVADRKGHDRRYSLDITKIKNELGYAPSIDLDRGLAATVRWYRENRAWWEPLKAAHG, from the coding sequence GTGAGGATCCTCGTCACCGGCGGCGCCGGCTTCATCGGTTCGGAGTACGCGCGGATGCTGCTCGGGCGGCCCGGCGGCGACGCGCCGTGGTCGCCGGACCCCGAGCCCGCCGCGGTGACCGTGCTGGACAAGCTGACCTACTCCGGCAACCCGGCCAACCTCGACCCGGTGCGCGACGATGCCCGCCTGCGCTTCGTACGCGGCGACATCTGCGACGCGGCGCTCGTCGACGACGTGGTGCCCGGCCACGACGTGATCGTCCACTTCGCCGCCGAGTCGCACGTGGACCGGTCCATCACCGGCGCGGCCCCGTTCGTCACCACGAACGTGCTCGGCACCCAGACGCTGCTCGACGCCGCGCTGCGCCACGGCACCCGCCGGTTCGTGCACGTCTCCACCGACGAGGTGTACGGCTCGATCGACGTCGGCTCCTGGACCGAGGAGTGGCCGTTGGCGCCGAACTCCCCGTACTCGGCCTCGAAGGCCGGCGCGGACCTGCTGGCGTTGGCCTACCACCGCACCCACGGTCTCGACGTGGTGGTGACCCGCTGCGCCAACAACTACGGGCCGTACCAGTTCCCGGAGAAGGTCGTCCCGCTCTTCGTCACCAACCTGCTCGACGGCGGCACCGTGCCGCTCTACGGCGACGGCGGCAACGTCCGGGACTGGCTGCACGTGCACGACCACTGCCGGGGCATCGCGCTGGTGCAGGAGAAGGGCCGCGCCGGCGAGGTCTACCACATCGGCGGCGGCACCGAGCTGACCAACCGTGAGCTGACCGGCCGGCTGCTGGCGGCCTGCGACGCCGACTGGGACCGGGTGGTGCCGGTCGCCGACCGCAAGGGCCACGACCGCCGCTACTCGCTCGACATCACCAAGATCAAGAACGAGTTGGGGTACGCCCCGAGCATCGACCTCGACCGGGGGCTGGCCGCCACCGTGCGCTGGTACCGGGAGAACCGGGCCTGGTGGGAGCCGCTGAAGGCGGCGCACGGGTGA
- the rfbA gene encoding glucose-1-phosphate thymidylyltransferase RfbA, whose protein sequence is MRGILLAGGTGSRLWPITRAVSKQLMPVFDKPMVYYPLSTLVMAGVREILVVTTPEDRPQFERLLGDGGQWGLRLTYAEQARPEGIAQAFVIGADFIGDESVALVLGDNIFHGVGLGRQLAQHGDPAGGRVFAYPVANPADYGVVEFDAAGRVLSIEEKPARPRSRYVVPGLYFYDNRVVEIARKLTPSARGELEITAVNETYRGWGELSVTVLDRGTAWLDTGTFTSMMQAAEFVRVIEERQGMKIGCIEEVVWRSGLIDDERLRALAHPLTRSGYGDYLLGLLAERPADGRSGW, encoded by the coding sequence GTGCGCGGAATCCTTCTCGCCGGTGGCACCGGATCCCGGCTCTGGCCGATCACCCGGGCCGTTTCCAAGCAGCTCATGCCGGTGTTCGACAAGCCGATGGTCTACTACCCGCTCTCCACACTGGTGATGGCCGGGGTGCGGGAGATCCTGGTGGTCACGACGCCGGAGGACCGCCCGCAGTTCGAGCGGCTGCTCGGCGACGGCGGGCAGTGGGGGCTGCGGCTGACGTACGCCGAGCAGGCCCGGCCGGAGGGCATCGCGCAGGCGTTCGTGATCGGCGCGGACTTCATCGGCGACGAGTCGGTCGCGCTGGTCCTGGGCGACAACATCTTCCACGGCGTCGGTCTCGGCCGGCAGCTCGCCCAGCACGGCGACCCGGCCGGGGGGCGGGTCTTCGCGTACCCGGTCGCCAACCCGGCGGACTACGGCGTGGTCGAGTTCGACGCGGCCGGCCGGGTGCTGTCGATCGAGGAGAAGCCGGCCCGGCCCCGCTCCCGGTACGTGGTGCCCGGCCTCTACTTCTACGACAACCGGGTGGTCGAGATCGCCCGCAAGCTGACGCCCAGCGCCCGTGGCGAGTTGGAGATCACGGCGGTGAACGAGACGTACCGCGGCTGGGGCGAGCTGTCGGTGACCGTGCTGGACCGGGGCACCGCCTGGCTGGACACCGGCACGTTCACCTCGATGATGCAGGCCGCCGAGTTCGTCCGGGTGATCGAGGAACGCCAGGGCATGAAGATCGGCTGTATCGAGGAGGTGGTCTGGCGGTCCGGGCTGATCGACGACGAGCGGCTGCGCGCCCTGGCCCACCCGCTGACCCGCAGCGGTTACGGCGACTACCTGCTGGGCCTGCTGGCCGAGCGGCCGGCCGACGGCCGGAGCGGATGGTGA
- a CDS encoding dTDP-4-dehydrorhamnose 3,5-epimerase family protein: MKIRPLGIEGAWEVTPQQHGDPRGRFLEWYRHDRLAEAVGHPLRLAQANISVSARDVVRGIHFADVPPGQAKYLTCVRGAVLDVVVDVRVGSPTFGRWETVRLDDTDRRAVYLAEGLGHGVCALTDDATLSYLCSATYRPAAEHTVHPLDPALAIDWPTATPLLSPRDAAAPSLAEAWAAGRLPDYDACRSFTAGLDARPSP, translated from the coding sequence GTGAAGATCCGGCCGCTGGGCATCGAGGGGGCCTGGGAGGTCACGCCGCAGCAGCACGGCGACCCGCGCGGACGCTTCCTGGAGTGGTACCGCCACGACCGGCTCGCCGAGGCGGTCGGGCACCCGTTGCGGCTGGCCCAGGCCAACATCTCGGTCTCCGCGCGGGACGTGGTGCGCGGCATCCACTTCGCCGACGTCCCACCCGGCCAGGCGAAGTACCTGACCTGCGTCCGGGGGGCGGTGCTCGACGTGGTGGTGGACGTCCGGGTCGGCTCGCCGACCTTCGGCCGGTGGGAGACGGTACGCCTCGACGACACCGACCGGCGGGCCGTCTACCTCGCCGAGGGGCTCGGGCACGGGGTCTGCGCGTTGACCGACGACGCCACGTTGAGCTATCTCTGCTCCGCCACGTACCGGCCGGCGGCCGAACACACGGTGCACCCGCTCGACCCGGCCCTCGCCATCGACTGGCCGACCGCGACGCCGCTGCTCTCCCCACGGGACGCCGCCGCGCCGAGCCTGGCCGAGGCGTGGGCCGCGGGCCGGCTGCCCGACTACGACGCCTGCCGTTCCTTCACCGCCGGACTGGACGCCCGCCCGTCACCCTGA
- a CDS encoding YveK family protein, whose translation MDLARYRDAIRRRWPIVVASALLGGVVTGVPAARHDPAYRAETRLGVTFAADGSAEPQPRPSEEEAGRLMQRRVKTYATMMNTPRLTRPVIDALRLPYAPDALAGRIVASSTVDTLIIDVAVTDREPGTAAAVANGLADELQRIARRDLPPAGLGLKAHVAVLRPAVPPRRPEPDHWPLRAAGGVLGGLAIGVGVAFVLAHRRAGTPVGADLRTVRATARRRPGAPAAAGPSTPDRTGPADDPERDDPGPDDPVPDGPDSDDPERDGPGPDDPKPDGPGPDGSAPDGAPAQGDGRASSPAVKERQAS comes from the coding sequence ATGGACCTCGCCCGCTACCGCGACGCGATCCGGCGTCGGTGGCCGATCGTCGTGGCGTCGGCGTTGCTGGGTGGCGTCGTCACCGGTGTGCCGGCCGCGCGCCACGACCCCGCCTACCGGGCCGAGACCCGGTTGGGCGTCACGTTCGCCGCCGACGGCTCCGCCGAACCGCAGCCCCGCCCGTCCGAGGAGGAGGCCGGCCGGCTGATGCAGCGGCGGGTGAAGACGTACGCCACCATGATGAACACGCCCCGGCTGACCCGCCCGGTGATCGACGCGCTGCGACTGCCGTACGCACCGGACGCGCTGGCCGGCCGCATCGTCGCGTCGTCCACGGTGGACACGCTCATCATCGACGTGGCGGTGACCGACCGGGAGCCCGGGACCGCCGCCGCCGTCGCCAACGGGCTCGCCGACGAGCTGCAACGCATCGCCCGGCGCGACCTGCCGCCGGCCGGGCTGGGGCTCAAGGCCCACGTGGCGGTGCTCCGGCCGGCCGTCCCGCCGCGTCGGCCGGAGCCGGACCACTGGCCGCTGCGCGCCGCCGGCGGTGTGCTCGGCGGGCTCGCGATCGGGGTGGGCGTCGCCTTCGTGCTCGCCCACCGCCGGGCCGGCACACCGGTCGGTGCGGACCTGCGTACCGTCCGGGCGACCGCGCGACGCCGTCCGGGCGCACCCGCGGCGGCGGGACCGTCCACTCCCGACAGGACCGGGCCGGCCGACGACCCGGAGCGCGACGACCCCGGCCCCGACGACCCGGTGCCCGACGGCCCCGACTCCGACGACCCGGAGCGCGACGGCCCCGGCCCCGACGACCCGAAGCCCGACGGCCCCGGACCCGACGGTTCGGCGCCGGACGGTGCGCCGGCTCAGGGTGACGGGCGGGCGTCCAGTCCGGCGGTGAAGGAACGGCAGGCGTCGTAG